A single genomic interval of Eurosta solidaginis isolate ZX-2024a chromosome 3, ASM4086904v1, whole genome shotgun sequence harbors:
- the LOC137243432 gene encoding uncharacterized protein, translating into MSYLLIFVISVLSISSAKAEAPYAAAGWRPQRPFNLPNDYLAPARDIERQQQQSAYIVEINKQRVDFAGQLENSRPSAANTRPDNAYLPPHKQNPDFFKQQRPPYQKPAPKFVFQTVGSRPQNPQKTKIFQVLNTQQPREFGVLQQSEISQPAATYGPPRDGRKFIINYPDSSSAEPQQTDDELDEGARIAIEALNEAQDAYNRQQAGNLANNNDDDQEGVAEADVQEVDADGDKRTNGGYPASRATYGQYYILGPDKRFQLVRFTTSQSEEEAQKNGGFTAKLRYIPVGEINDPVFKYDSRGQLVRIFKK; encoded by the exons atgtcgtaTTTACTT ATTTTTGTAATTTCTGTTCTAAGCATCAGTTCGGCCAAAGCTGAAGCGCCCTATGCTGCCGCAGGTTGGCGTCCACAGCGCCCATTCAATTTGCCGAACGACTACTTAGCGCCAGCCCGTGATATtgaaagacaacaacaacaatcagcaTATATTGTAGAAATTAATAAACAACGAGTCGATTTTGCTGGACAATTAGAAAATAGCAGACCAAGTGCGGCCAACACACGACCAGACAATGCATATCTGCCACCACATAAACAAAATcctgattttttcaaacaacaaaggCCACCATATCAAAAACCAGCACCAAAATTTGTATTTCAAACGGTCGGGTCACGACCACAAAACCCACAAAAGACTAAAATTTTCCAAGTATTAAATACACAACAACCACGAGAATTTGGTGTGCTACAACAATCTGAAATTTCACAACCTGCAGCAACATATGGACCGCCAAGAGATGGACGAAAATTCATCATTAATTATCCAGATTCAAGCAGTGCAGAGCCACAACAGACGGATGACGAGCTGGATGAGGGTGCGCGTATAGCTATTGAAGCTCTAAATGAAGCTCAAGATGCTTACAATCGGCAACAAGCGGGTAATTTAGCTAATAATAATGATGATGATCAGGAGGGTGTCGCCGAAGCTGATGTTCAAGAGGTTGATGCTGATGGTGATAAAAGAACAAATGGCGGCTATCCCGCATCACGTGCTACGTATGGTCAATATTATATTCTAGGTCCCGATAAACGTTTCCAGCTGGTGCGTTTCACAACATCACAGAGTGAAGAGGAAGCGCAAAAGAATGGTGGATTTACTGCTAAATTGCGCTATATACCAGTGGGTGAAATCAATGATCCAGTATTTAAATATGACAGCCGTGGGCAGCTGGTGAGGATTTTTAAGAAATGA
- the Cpr56F gene encoding pro-resilin, with the protein MKCFATIALLACATLVHAEPPVPQNQYLPPNQGGQPSSQYLPPTQSYQSPSSNYLPPQRGGAPSSSYGAPAAGAPSSQYGAPSSQYGAPALTGAIFPKQQGGGGRGGYGGGSSSGGNGDYGGSSSSGYGGEEQYGPAKYEFKYDVQDYESGNDFGHMEQRDGDLAVGRYYVLLPDGRKQIVDYEADSHGYRPTIRYEQVNNGLGGGAGGRGGQGGGQFAGYQ; encoded by the coding sequence TGCTTTGCAACGATAGCTCTACTCGCCTGCGCTACGCTCGTGCACGCCGAACCACCAGTACCGCAAAATCAATACCTACCACCCAATCAAGGTGGTCAGCCCTCAAGCCAATATCTGCCACCCACTCAATCATACCAATCGCCATCCAGCAATTATTTGCCACCACAACGCGGTGGTGCACCTAGCAGCAGTTATGGTGCGCCCGCTGCCGGTGCGCCTAGCTCACAATATGGTGCGCCAAGCTCTCAATATGGTGCCCCAGCGTTAACTGGTGCCATATTTCCCAAACAACAAGGCGGTGGCGGACGTGGCGGTTATGGCGGTGGCAGCAGCAGCGGTGGTAATGGTGATTATGGTGGCAGCAGTAGCAGCGGTTATGGCGGTGAAGAACAATACGGACCAGCGAAATATGAATTCAAATATGATGTACAAGATTATGAGTCCGGCAATGATTTTGGACATATGGAACAACGTGATGGTGATTTAGCTGTGGGTCGTTATTATGTGCTCTTGCCTGATGGTCGTAAACAAATTGTCGATTATGAAGCTGATTCACATGGTTATCGTCCAACGATTCGTTATGAACAAGTCAATAATGGTTTGGGTGGTGGTGCTGGTGGACGTGGTGGTCAAGGTGGTGGACAATTTGCTGGTTATCAATAA